The Salvelinus namaycush isolate Seneca chromosome 1, SaNama_1.0, whole genome shotgun sequence genome has a window encoding:
- the LOC120048216 gene encoding importin-7, producing the protein MDPNVLIEALRGTMDPNLREAAERQLNEGHTQVNFVSALLQVTMSDQLDLPVRQAGVIYLKNMVTQHWSEGDGTSTETPVNNIPEEDRQFIRDNIVEAIIHSPERIRVQLTTCIHHMIKHDYPGKWTAIVDKIGFYLQSDNSAGWLGILLCLYQLVKNYEYKKPDERSPLVAAMQIFMPMLKDRFIQLLPDPSSESVLVQKQIFKILYALFQYNLPLELINRQNLTEWMEILKTVVDRDVPPETLQVDEDERPELPWWKCKKWALHILARLFERYGSPGNTTKEYTEFADLFLKGYAVAAQQVLLKVLYQYKEKQYVAPRVLQQTLNYINQGIAHAVTWKNLKPHIQGIIQDVVFPLMCYTDSDQELWEEDPYEYIRMKFDVFEDFISPTTAAQTLLFTSCNKRKEVLQKTMGFCYQILTEPTSDPRKKDGALHMIGSLAEILLKKKVYKDQMEFMLQNHVFTLFRSELGYMRARACWVLHYFCEVKFKSDQNLQTALELTRLCLINDNEMPVKVEAAIALQVLISNQEKAKEYITPFIRPVMQALLHIVRETENDDLTNVIQKMICEYSEEVTPIAVEMTQHLAMTFNQVIQTGPDEEGGDDKAVTAMGILNTIDTLLSVVEDHKEITQQLEGICLQVIGTVLQQHVLEFYEEILSLAHSLTCQQVSSQMWQLLPLVFEVFQQDGFDYFTDMMPLLHNYVTVDTDTLLSDTKYLEIIYSMCKKVLTGDPGEDPECHAAKLLEVVILQCKGRGIDQVVPLFVAAALERLTREVKTSELRTMCLQVAIAALYYSPPLLLNTLENLRFPNNTEPITNHFISQWLKDVDCFLGLHDRKICVLGLCALIDLEQRPQAVNQVAGQLLPAAILLFNGLKRAYACQAENENEDEDDDEDGEEDEENVELGSDEDDIDEEGQEYLEMLAKHAGEDGDDEDWDEDDAEETALEGYTTAVDDEDNLVDEYQIFKAILQNIQTRDPAWYQALTQTLDEEQGKHLHDIGTLADQRRAAHESKMIEKHGGYKFTVPEVVPTNFNFGGNAPGMN; encoded by the exons GGTCACACCCAGGTGAATTTTGTGTCTGCTCTGCTGCAAGTCACCATGTCTGATCAGTTAGATTTGCCCGTCAGACAAGCAG GGGTGATCTACCTAAAGAACATGGTGACCCAGCACTGGAGCGAGGGGGACGGCACCAGCACGGAGACGCCTGTCAATAACATCCCAGAGGAGGACAGGCAGTTCATCCGTGACAACATCGTGGAGGCCATCATCCACTCCCCCGAGCGCATCAG AGTGCAGCTGACAACATGCATCCACCACATGATTAAACACGACTACCCCGGCAAGTGGACAGCCATCGTGGACAAGATTGGCTTCTACCTGCAGTCAGATAACAGCGCCGGCTGGCTGGGCATCCTGCTCTGCCTCTACCAGCTGGTTAAAAACTACGA GTACAAGAAGCCGGACGAGCGCAGTCCTCTGGTGGCAGCCATGCAGATCTTCATGCCCATGCTGAAGGACCGCTTCATCCAGCTGCTCCCTGACCCCTCCAGTGAGTCTGTCCTGGTGCAAAAACAGATCTTCAAGATCCTCTACGCCCTCTTCCAG TATAACCTCCCCCTGGAGCTGATCAACCGACAGAACCTGACGGAGTGGATGGAGATCCTGAAGACAGTGGTGGACAGAGACGTGCCTCCG GAGACCTTGCAGGTGGATGAGGACGAGAGACCTGAGCTGCCCTGGTGGAAGTGTAAGAAGTGGGCCCTCCACATCCTGGCCAGGCTCTTCGAGAG GTATGGCAGCCCAGGCAACACTACCAAAGAGTACACAGAGTTTGCCGATCTCTTCCTCAAGGGATACGCAGTGGCAGCACAACAG gtgcTGCTGAAGGTCTTATATCAGTACAAGGAGAAGCAATACGTGGCTCCCAGAGTCCTCCAGCAGACACTCAACTATATTAACCAGGGAATCGCACACGCTGTCACCTGGAAGAACCTGAAGCCACATATCCAGGGCATCATTCAGGATGTGGTTTTCCCCCTCATGTGCTACACGGACAGTGACCAGGAGTTGTGGGAGGAGGACCCATACGAGTACATTCGCATGAAGTTTG ATGTGTTCGAGGATTTCATCTCTCCCACCACGGCTGCCCAGACCCTGCTCTTCACCTCCTGCAACAAGAGGAAAGAA GTTCTTCAGAAGACCATGGGCTTCTGTTATCAGATCCTCACTGAGCCCACCTCTGACCCCAGGAAGAAGGACGGAGCGCTGCACATGATTGGCTCTCTGGCTGAAATCCTGCTCAAG AAAAAGGTCTATAAAGACCAGATGGAGTTCATGCTGCAGAACCACGTCTTCACTCTGTTCCGCAGTGAGCTGGGCTATATGAGAGCCAGA GCCTGTTGGGTCCTGCATTACTTCTGTGAGGTCAAGTTTAAGAGTGACCAGAACCTGCAGACAGCCCTGGAGCTGACCCGCCTCTGCCTGATCAACGACAACGAGATGCCTGTTAAAGTGGAGGCAGCCATCGCCCTGCAGGTCCTCATCAGCAACCAGGAGAAAG CCAAAGAGTATATCACTCCCTTCATCCGGCCTGTGATGCAGGCCCTCCTGCACATTGTGCGTGAAACGGAGAACGATGACCTCACTAACGTGATCCAGAAGATGATCTGCGAGTACAGCGAAGAGGTCACGCCCATCGCCGTGGAGATGACACAGCACttg GCGATGACCTTCAACCAGGTCATCCAGACGGGGCCTGACGAGGAGGGAGGGGACGACAAGGCGGTGACAGCCATGGGCATCCTCAACACTATCGACACACTGCTCAGTGTGGTGGAGGACCACAAAGAG ATCACCCAGCAGCTGGAGGGTATATGTCTGCAGGTGATTGGCACCGTCTTGCAGCAGCACGTCCTGG AGTTCTACGAGGAGATCCTGTCTCTGGCACACAGCCTGACCTGCCAGCAGGTGTCCTCACAGATGTGGCAGCTCCTCCCCTTGGTGTTCGAGGTCTTCCAGCAGGATGGCTTTGACTACTTCACAG ACATGATGCCTCTCCTTCACAACTACGTCACGGTTGACACAGACACTCTCCTGTCTGACACTAAATACCTGGAGATAATCTACAGCATGTGCAAGAAG GTTCTGACTGGCGATCCAGGTGAGGATCCAGAGTGTCATGCAGCCAAGCTGTTGGAGGTGGTTATTCTGCAGTGCAAAGGGCGCGGAATTGATCAG GTTGTTCCCTTGTTTGTGGCGGCTGCGCTGGAGAGGCTGACGAGGGAGGTGAAGACCAGTGAGCTGAGGACCATGTGTCTGCAAGTGGCCATCGCAGCCCTGTACTACAGCCCTCCTCTGCTGCTCAACACACTGGAGAACCTGCGCTTCCCAAACAACACTGAGCCCATCACCAACCACTTCATCTCCCAGTGGCTCAAAGACGTTGACTGCTTCCTGGG GCTCCACGATAGGAAGATCTGCGTGCTTGGCCTGTGTGCTCTCATTGACTTGGAGCAGAGGCCCCAGGCTGTCAACCAGGTGGCCGGCCAACTGCTTCCCGCAGCCATCCTGCTCTTCAACGGCCTCAAGAGGGCCTACGCCTGTCAAGCAGAGAACGAGAATGaggatgaagatgatgatgaagatggagaggaggatgaggagaatg TCGAGCTGGGCAGTGATGAGGATGACATTGATGAGGAGGGCCAGGAGTACTTGGAGATGCTGGCCAAGCATGCAGGAGAGGATGGGGATGATGAGGACTGGGATGAGGACGACGCAGAGGAGACTGCACTGGAGGGCTACACTACAGCTGTAGATGATGAAGACAACCTGGTGGATGAATACCAGATCTTCAAGGCCATACTACAGA ATATTCAGACCCGTGACCCAGCATGGTACCAGGCACTCACACAAACCCTTGATGAGGAACAAGGAAAACACCTGCATGACATTGGGACACTTGCAGACCAGAGGCGGGCAGCACATG AATCCAAAATGATCGAGAAGCACGGCGGATACAAGTTCACAGTGCCAGAAGTGGTGCCAACTAATTTCAACTTTGGAGGCAACGCTCCAGGAATGAATTGA